The Saccharopolyspora gregorii genomic interval GACGATCGCGTTCGGGGTGCTGTTCGCGCTGGTGGCCGGGTTCTTGTTCTCCTCGGTGTCCGGGTACATGACCGGGCTGGTGGGCTCGTCGAACAACCCGGTGTCCGGGGTGACGGTGCTGACGTTGCTGGCGAGTTCGTTGCTGCTGCTGGTGATCCTCGGCGTGCAGATCGACTTCGCGGGGGACGAGGCGAAGGCGACGATCGCCGCGTCGACCGCGGTGCTGATCTCCGGGGTGGTCAGCTGCGCGGCGGCGATCGCCGGGGACAACCTGCACGACCTCAAGACGGGGCACCTGCTCGGGGCTACGCCGTTCAAGCAGCAGGTGATGCTGGTGGTGGGCGTGGTCGTCTCGGCGCTGTGCATCGCGCCGATCCTGTCGGTGCTGTACGCGGCCTACGGGATGGGGAACTCGTTCCCGCGGCCGGGCATGGACCCCTCGGAGTCGTTGCAGGCCCCGCAGGCCGCGTTGATGAGCTCCATCGCGCAGGGCGTCTTCGGCGGCGGCCTGCCGTGGGGGATGATCTGCGGCGGTGGTGTGCTGGCGGTCGCGCTGATCGTCGCGGACCGGCTGCTGGAGCGGCGTGGCGCAGCGTTCCGGACGCCGGTGCTGGCGGTCGCGGTCGGCCTGTACCTGCCGCTGGAGCTGTCGGTGCCGATCTTCGTGGGTGGCGTGATCGCCTACCTGGTGGCCCGCCGCAAGCGCGGTTCGGAGTCCGGCGGCGGGCCGGGGCTGCTGTTCGCGTCGGGCCTGATCACCGGTGAGGCGCTGGTGGGGATCGTGCTGGCGATCCCGTTCGCCATCGCGCAGAGCGCGGACGTGTTCGCGATCAGCCCGGCGGCGCTGGGGATGTCGGAGGCGTCGTTCTCGGTGCTCACCGACGTGCTCGGGGTGGCGGCGTTCGTGTTCTTCGTGCTGTGGCTGTACCGGACGGCGCGCAAGGCGGAGTGATCCCGGCGGCCGGTGCGGCCGTTCGGGTGACTGTGCTGGTGACCACGGGGCCTTGTGGGTTAGGCAAGCCTTTCTTTAATGTTCGGCTGTGTCCCCGAACTCATCGCAGCAACCGGCCGGCGTGCGCGCCCGCGAAGTGGACGTCGCCTACGGCCGCGACGTCGTCGTGCACGGCGCGTCGATCTCCCTGGTCGCGGGGGAGGTCACCGTGCTGATCGGGCCGAACGGCAGCGGGAAGTCGACGCTGCTGCGCGCCCTCGCGCGGCTGCACCCGCCGGTCGCCGGTGCCGTGTCGTTCGCCGACGGCGCCGAGCTGCGCGCGCTGTCCGGCAAGGACCTGGCCCGCCGGATCACCCTGCTCTCGCAGCAGCGCACCGCGCCGGGCGGGTTGAGCGTGCGGGAGCTGGTGGAGTTCGGCAGGCACCCGCACCGCTCCCGCTGGGGCGGCCGCGACCCGGAGGGGCCGGCCGCGGTGGAGCGCGCGATGGCGCTGACCGGTCTCGCGGGCATCGCCGACCGGCCGGTGCAGGCGCTCTCCGGCGGGCAGGCGCAGCGGGTGTGGCTGGCGAGCTGCCTGGCCCAGGACACCGAACTGGTGCTGCTGGACGAGCCGACGACCTTCCTCGACCTGCGCTACCAGGTGGAGATCCTCGACGTGATCCGCGCGCTCGCCGACGAGCACGGGGTCGGCGTCGGTGTGGTGCTGCACGACCTCGACCAGGCGGCGGCGGTCGCCGACCGGGTGCTGCTGCTGGAGGACGGGCGGGTCGCCGCGGAGGGCGCGCCGGACGAGGTGCTGACCTCGGCGAACCTCACCCGCGCCTACGGCATCCAGGTGGACGTGGAGGTCGATCCCGCCGACGGGCACCTCCGCACCCGTGCCGTCGGCCGCTTCAACACCTCCGGCGTTCGCGCCCCCTCGGCCTGACCGGCGCCGCCGGTCACCCTCCAGGTAGGAGAATCATGCGCAGGACCAGAGCGATCATCGGGCTGTGCGCGGCCGCCGCGTTCTTCGCGGCGGGTTGCGGCACCACCGAGCAGGCAGGTGGCCGGGACGACTCGGCGGGCGGTGGCGAACCGGTGACGGTCGTCGACTCGCGCGGCGAGGAGGTCACCCTCGACGGGCCCGCGAAGCGGGTCGCGGCCACCGAGTGGAACGGCACGGAGAGCCTGGTGTCCCTCGGCGTCATGCCCGTCGGAGTGTCCGATGTGGATGGTTACGGCAAGTGGGTGGGCGCCGCGCCGCTGGACGGCACCGCGAAGGACCTCGGCACCCGCGGGGAGCCGAGCCTCGACGCGCTCGGCGCACTGGACCTGGACCTGGTGGTCGTCACCGACAGCCTCAGCGAAGGGGCGCTGGCCCAGGTCGAGCAGATCGCGCCGGTGGTCGTGATCAAGGGCGGTGGTGCGCCGGACCCGATCGGCACCATGTTCGAGAACCTGGACCTGATCGCGAAGGCGACCGGCACCGAGGACGCCGCCGCCCGGTTGCGCGCCGAGTTCGACGCGAAGATCGCCGAAGGCCGCGCCGCGGTCGAGCAGGCCGGTGCGCTGGACGACCCGGTCGCGTTCTCCGACGCCTACGTGACCTCCGGTGAGGTGAGCATCCGGCCGTTCGCGAAGGGCTCGCTGGTCTCCGAGGTGTTCGACCGCATCGGCCTGCGCAACCCGTGGCCGATGGCGGGCGACCCGGACTACGGGCTCGCCTCCGCCGACGTGGAAGGGCTCACCCAGCTGCCCGACGTGCGGTTCTGGTACGAGGCCAACGGATCCGAGACCGACGCCTACGGCGAGGAGCTGCGGGACAACGCGATCTGGAAGAACCTGCCGTTCGTGCGCAGCGGCAAGGTGCAGCGGCTGCCCGATTCGCTGTGGATGTTCGGCGGGCCGAAGTCCATGGAGCAGTACGTCGACGCCGCGATCGCGGCGCTGAAGGCGTAGTCCGTGACGACGCTCGTCCGCCCGCCCGCCCCGCCGGTCGCGGTCATCCGGCGGGGCGGGCCGCTGGTGCTGCTGGTGGTGGGGCTGGCCGCGCTGGTCGTGCTGGGCGCCGCGGTGCACCTCACCCAGGGGACGTCCAGCGTGGACTTCGGCGCGCTGCTGCACCTGGTGCTCGGCGGCGGCACCGACACCACCGCGGCCGTGGTGGTGGAGTCGCGGTTGCCGCGGCTGCTCACCGCGCTGCTGGTCGGCGCGGCCCTCGGCATCGCGGGGGCGGTGCTGCAATCGGTGGCGCGCAACGTGATGGCCTCCCCGGACACGCTCGCCGTGGACGCGGGCGCGCACCTGGCGATCGTCGCGGTCGCCGCGTTCGGCGTCTCGTTCCCGGTGCTGGGCACCACGGCGATCGCGTTCGTCGGCGGGCTCGCCGCGGCCCTGCTGGTGATCTCGCTGTCCGGGATGGGCGGCACCGGGATCGTGCGGCTGGTGCTCGCCGGGACCGCGATCGCGTTCGCGATGCACTCGCTGACGCGGATGTTCCTGCTGCTGTTCGACCAGGAGACGCAGGGGCTGTTCGCCTGGGGTTCCGGCTCGCTCGGGCAGACGGGGCTGGGCGGGATCCGGGCGGTGGCGCCGGTGATGGGCGTCGCGCTCGTGCTCCTGCTGCTGCTGTCCCGGCGGCTGGACCTGGTGTACCTCGGCGACGACCACGCGCGGACCCTCGGTGTCCACGTGGGACGGATCCGGTTCGCCTCGATCGCGCTGGCGGTGCTGCTGGCGGCGGCGTCGGTGACCTTGGCGGGCCCGGTGGGGTTCGTCGGGCTCGCCGCGCCCGCGGTGGTGCGGCTGCTGTCCAACCGGGTTCCGGGCCTGCACCGGCACGCGGCGCTGCTGCCGATCTCCGGCGCGATGGGTGTGGTGCTGCTGCTGGGCGCGGACGTGCTGCTGCGGGCGCTGATCGGCGCGCAGACCGCGTTGGAGATCCCCACCGGGGTGGCGACCACGCTGGTCGGCGCGGTTTTCCTGGTGGTGCTGTGCCGCAACATCCGGGTCACCGCGTCGGCCGCGGAGCCGCCGGCGGCGGGCATCCGCGGCGGCGTGTCGGCACGGCGGGTGCGGCTGGTCGTCGGAGCGCTGGTGCTGCTGCTGGTCGCGGTGGCGATCGGGGCGGTGCTGCTGGGCGACGTCCTGCTGCTGCTCGGCGACCTGGCGAACTGGGCGAGCGGGCAGGCCGGGCCGATCGTCAGCAACGTGATGTCGAACCGGGTGCCGCGGGTCGTGGCGGCGGTGCTGGCGGGGGCGGCGCTGGCGCTGGCCGGAGCCGCGATCCAGGCGGTGGCGCGGAACCCGCTGGCCGAGCCGGGGATCATCGGCGTCGCGGGCGGTGCCGGGCTCGGCGCGATCACGGTGATCACCCTGTGGTCCGGTGCCGGGTTCTGGGTGCAGGCGGGCGGTGCCGGGCTCGGCGCGGCCGTGGCGACGCTCGTGGTGTTCGCGATGGCGGCGAAGGGCGGTTTCGCCGGGGAACGGCTGGTGCTGATCGGCTTCGGCGTCCAGGCGGCCGCGCAGGCGCTGGTGACGCTGCTGATCACGCTGTCCGACCCGTGGAACGAGACGAAGGCGCTGACCTGGCTGGGCGGCTCCACCTACGGGCGTTCCTACGAGCACCTGGTGCCGATGGTGCTGGCGCTGCTGGTGCTGGTGCCGGTGCTGGTCCGCGCCCGCGGCGAGCTGGACCTGCTGTCGGTGGACGAGGAGACGCCGCGGGTGCTGGGCGTGCACGTGCCCGGGGCGCGGTTGCTGCTGCTGTGCTGCGCGGTGCTGCTGACCGGTACCGCGGTGGCCGGGGTCGGGGTGATCGCGTTCGTCGGGTTGATCGCGCCGCACGCGGCGCGGGCGGTCGTGGGCAGGCGGCACTCCCGGATGTTGCCGGTGGCGGCGCTGCTGGGCGGGGTGCTGGTGTGCGTGGCCGACGTGGTGGGCCGCGCGGCGATCGCCCCGGCGCAGCTGCCCGCCGGGATGATGACGGCGCTGGTCGGCGCGCCGTACTTCGTGTGGTTGCTGCACCGCGACCGCACTCGCTGAGCCCCGCCAGGTGAACGGCCGGGGCGGGCCGTTCACCTGGCCGGTGCGCGCGGGGTCAGGCGTCGAGCAGCAGGACCACGTGCAGGGTCCGCGGCCCGTGGACTCCCTCGACCCGGTCCAGCTCGATGTCCGAGGTCGCCGACGGCCCGCTGATCAGCGTCGTCGGCCGCACCGGGTCGAGCCGCGCCACCGCCTCCGGCACCCCGGCGACCACCGAGGACAGCGCCACCACGCACACGTGCAGGTCGGGCACCAGCGTCAGCGCCCGGCGGCCCTGGTCGGCCGACGAGTCCAG includes:
- a CDS encoding ABC transporter ATP-binding protein; translation: MSPNSSQQPAGVRAREVDVAYGRDVVVHGASISLVAGEVTVLIGPNGSGKSTLLRALARLHPPVAGAVSFADGAELRALSGKDLARRITLLSQQRTAPGGLSVRELVEFGRHPHRSRWGGRDPEGPAAVERAMALTGLAGIADRPVQALSGGQAQRVWLASCLAQDTELVLLDEPTTFLDLRYQVEILDVIRALADEHGVGVGVVLHDLDQAAAVADRVLLLEDGRVAAEGAPDEVLTSANLTRAYGIQVDVEVDPADGHLRTRAVGRFNTSGVRAPSA
- a CDS encoding iron ABC transporter permease — its product is MTTLVRPPAPPVAVIRRGGPLVLLVVGLAALVVLGAAVHLTQGTSSVDFGALLHLVLGGGTDTTAAVVVESRLPRLLTALLVGAALGIAGAVLQSVARNVMASPDTLAVDAGAHLAIVAVAAFGVSFPVLGTTAIAFVGGLAAALLVISLSGMGGTGIVRLVLAGTAIAFAMHSLTRMFLLLFDQETQGLFAWGSGSLGQTGLGGIRAVAPVMGVALVLLLLLSRRLDLVYLGDDHARTLGVHVGRIRFASIALAVLLAAASVTLAGPVGFVGLAAPAVVRLLSNRVPGLHRHAALLPISGAMGVVLLLGADVLLRALIGAQTALEIPTGVATTLVGAVFLVVLCRNIRVTASAAEPPAAGIRGGVSARRVRLVVGALVLLLVAVAIGAVLLGDVLLLLGDLANWASGQAGPIVSNVMSNRVPRVVAAVLAGAALALAGAAIQAVARNPLAEPGIIGVAGGAGLGAITVITLWSGAGFWVQAGGAGLGAAVATLVVFAMAAKGGFAGERLVLIGFGVQAAAQALVTLLITLSDPWNETKALTWLGGSTYGRSYEHLVPMVLALLVLVPVLVRARGELDLLSVDEETPRVLGVHVPGARLLLLCCAVLLTGTAVAGVGVIAFVGLIAPHAARAVVGRRHSRMLPVAALLGGVLVCVADVVGRAAIAPAQLPAGMMTALVGAPYFVWLLHRDRTR
- a CDS encoding iron-siderophore ABC transporter substrate-binding protein; the protein is MRRTRAIIGLCAAAAFFAAGCGTTEQAGGRDDSAGGGEPVTVVDSRGEEVTLDGPAKRVAATEWNGTESLVSLGVMPVGVSDVDGYGKWVGAAPLDGTAKDLGTRGEPSLDALGALDLDLVVVTDSLSEGALAQVEQIAPVVVIKGGGAPDPIGTMFENLDLIAKATGTEDAAARLRAEFDAKIAEGRAAVEQAGALDDPVAFSDAYVTSGEVSIRPFAKGSLVSEVFDRIGLRNPWPMAGDPDYGLASADVEGLTQLPDVRFWYEANGSETDAYGEELRDNAIWKNLPFVRSGKVQRLPDSLWMFGGPKSMEQYVDAAIAALKA